In one Nitrososphaera viennensis EN76 genomic region, the following are encoded:
- a CDS encoding AAA family ATPase, whose translation MPPSSSSPSLMWSEVHRPQRVEQMVGNEDARIAVVKWLSGWVSGTKPLLLVGPPGVGKTTIVHALARQFDYDLVEMNASDVRNRDSIEARIKPVFANTGLFGRKILLFLDEVDGISGREDSGGLDALVDLIKEPTVPVIMAANEKSAKIKELAKGCKVVEFAPVPPRLLLMFLDHVLAKEKAKLGPGDKVSIVVNSGGDIRSLLNSAQSRAAGYATVSNRDVTEIDIADAINGYFAAKDRAAAMQALARADASFPDPRYEGMSPETRRKDMVATLFSSIVSSHAAADKESLAELLDVLSRADMVVGRVSRNRQWSLLRYVRDMLAGGLYVKSRGKDIKYNQYTMPWPVMGPIFARSQTIRKIASAVGPAMNVSRSTASSVVLPYLVRAIIDEKVDVSEFAVTNFGDESIGESLGKEVERAKGARKKQ comes from the coding sequence ATGCCGCCATCATCATCGTCTCCTTCTCTCATGTGGTCTGAAGTGCACAGGCCCCAGAGGGTGGAGCAGATGGTTGGAAACGAGGACGCAAGGATAGCGGTGGTCAAGTGGCTTTCAGGATGGGTCAGCGGCACAAAGCCGCTGCTCCTCGTGGGCCCGCCGGGCGTCGGCAAGACGACAATCGTGCACGCCCTTGCGCGCCAGTTCGACTATGACCTGGTAGAGATGAACGCAAGCGACGTGAGAAACCGCGACAGCATCGAGGCAAGGATAAAGCCGGTGTTTGCAAACACCGGACTCTTTGGCCGCAAGATATTGCTGTTCCTTGACGAGGTGGACGGCATCTCGGGCAGGGAGGACTCGGGCGGGCTTGACGCGCTTGTCGACCTGATAAAAGAGCCCACCGTCCCGGTGATAATGGCCGCAAACGAAAAGTCGGCAAAGATAAAGGAGCTCGCCAAGGGCTGCAAGGTAGTCGAGTTTGCGCCCGTCCCGCCGAGGCTTCTCCTCATGTTCCTCGACCATGTGCTTGCAAAGGAAAAGGCCAAGCTTGGCCCTGGCGACAAGGTGTCGATCGTGGTGAACAGCGGAGGAGACATCAGGTCGCTCCTCAACAGCGCCCAGTCGCGCGCGGCCGGATACGCGACGGTGTCAAACAGGGACGTGACAGAGATAGACATTGCAGACGCGATAAACGGCTATTTTGCAGCCAAGGACAGGGCGGCTGCAATGCAGGCCCTTGCAAGGGCGGACGCCTCGTTTCCCGACCCCCGGTACGAGGGCATGTCGCCGGAGACAAGGCGCAAGGACATGGTTGCCACGCTGTTTTCATCCATCGTCTCCTCCCACGCTGCGGCGGACAAAGAGTCGCTTGCGGAACTGCTCGACGTCCTGTCAAGGGCCGACATGGTGGTGGGCAGGGTCAGCAGGAACCGGCAGTGGAGCCTCTTGCGCTATGTAAGGGACATGCTTGCCGGCGGCCTGTACGTAAAGTCCAGGGGCAAGGACATCAAGTATAATCAGTATACGATGCCGTGGCCGGTGATGGGCCCCATATTTGCAAGGTCGCAGACGATAAGGAAAATCGCGTCCGCAGTAGGGCCGGCCATGAACGTGTCGAGGAGCACTGCCAGCTCGGTCGTGCTGCCGTACCTGGTTCGCGCCATCATTGACGAAAAGGTGGACGTTTCTGAATTTGCAGTCACGAACTTTGGTGACGAGTCGATAGGCGAGTCGCTCGGGAAGGAAGTCGAGCGGGCAAAGGGGGCCAGGAAAAAACAATGA
- a CDS encoding acyl-CoA carboxylase subunit beta produces the protein MHEEKVKRLAALKKSAENGGGDERIEAQHSKGKLTARERIALLLDEGSFVEIDKYVTHRGDDPTVQKFYGDGAVTGFGTVNGRQIFVFAYDFTVLGGSLGEMTSKKITKVMDHAMKVGCPIVGIIDSGGARIQEGVNSLDGYGDIFFRNTMASGVIPQITASIGPCAGGAVYSPAMTDFVVMVENIGQMFVTGPEVVKEVLSQEVSFEELGGARAHGSKSGVAHFVAKNEYDCFDKIKKLLSFIPQNNAEEPPMMAELTDDPNRVDPNLINMLPENPYQQYDMKEIIKSVVDNGDFFEVHELFAENVLVGFARMGGRTVGIIANQPMYLAGALDINSSNKAARFIRFCDSFNIPIVTLVDTPGYLPGTDQEHNGIIRHGSKLLYAYCEATVPKITCIIGKAYGGAYIAMGSKNLRADVNYAWPNAEIAVLGPEAAVTIIHRKELKNAPDAPAMKKKLAKDYRDKFANPYLAAERGIIDVVIDPMETRPMIIRALEALANKKEARPWKKHGNINL, from the coding sequence ATGCATGAAGAAAAAGTAAAGCGGCTGGCTGCATTGAAAAAGTCCGCCGAGAACGGCGGTGGCGACGAGCGCATCGAGGCCCAGCACTCAAAGGGCAAACTTACTGCACGTGAGAGGATAGCACTGTTGCTTGATGAAGGCAGCTTCGTCGAGATTGACAAGTACGTCACCCACAGGGGCGACGACCCGACCGTCCAGAAATTCTACGGCGACGGCGCGGTGACAGGCTTTGGCACGGTCAACGGGAGGCAGATATTCGTTTTTGCGTATGATTTCACGGTCCTTGGCGGATCGCTTGGCGAGATGACGAGCAAGAAAATCACGAAAGTGATGGACCATGCCATGAAGGTCGGGTGCCCGATTGTCGGCATCATCGACTCGGGCGGCGCAAGGATACAGGAAGGCGTCAACAGCCTTGACGGCTATGGCGACATTTTCTTCCGAAACACGATGGCTTCAGGCGTCATACCGCAGATCACGGCAAGCATCGGCCCGTGCGCAGGCGGAGCGGTGTATTCGCCGGCGATGACCGACTTTGTAGTGATGGTCGAGAACATCGGCCAGATGTTCGTGACGGGCCCAGAGGTGGTAAAAGAGGTCCTGAGCCAGGAAGTGTCGTTTGAGGAGCTTGGAGGCGCGCGTGCGCACGGCTCGAAATCCGGAGTGGCGCACTTTGTAGCCAAGAACGAGTACGACTGCTTTGACAAGATAAAGAAGCTGCTGTCATTCATCCCGCAAAACAACGCGGAAGAGCCGCCGATGATGGCAGAATTGACGGACGACCCTAACAGGGTGGACCCGAACCTGATAAACATGCTGCCAGAGAACCCGTACCAGCAGTATGACATGAAAGAGATCATCAAGTCGGTCGTCGACAACGGCGACTTTTTTGAAGTACACGAGCTGTTTGCTGAAAACGTCCTCGTGGGCTTTGCAAGGATGGGCGGAAGGACCGTCGGCATCATCGCAAACCAGCCGATGTACCTCGCAGGTGCGCTTGACATCAACTCTTCCAACAAAGCTGCCAGGTTCATCAGGTTCTGCGACTCGTTCAACATCCCCATTGTCACGCTGGTGGACACGCCCGGATACCTGCCTGGAACTGACCAGGAGCACAATGGCATCATCAGGCATGGAAGCAAGCTGCTGTATGCGTATTGCGAGGCAACGGTGCCAAAGATAACCTGCATCATCGGCAAGGCGTACGGCGGAGCCTACATCGCCATGGGAAGCAAGAACCTGCGCGCAGACGTCAACTATGCGTGGCCAAACGCCGAGATAGCAGTGCTCGGCCCGGAAGCGGCCGTTACGATTATCCACAGAAAAGAGCTGAAAAACGCGCCAGACGCGCCGGCGATGAAGAAAAAGCTTGCCAAGGACTATCGCGACAAGTTTGCAAACCCATACCTTGCAGCCGAAAGGGGCATCATCGACGTCGTCATTGACCCGATGGAGACAAGGCCAATGATAATCCGCGCGCTTGAAGCACTTGCGAACAAGAAGGAGGCAAGGCCGTGGAAAAAGCACGGGAACATCAACCTGTAG
- a CDS encoding acetyl-CoA carboxylase biotin carboxylase subunit → MSKKITSILIANRGEIALRVIRACKELGIRSIAIYSDEDTRAVHVKRADEAHHIGPAPPAQSYLNMAKIVETAKAAGADAIHPGYGFLSENENFPEMCEKNGIIFIGPTAKAMDVTGDKMKCKAVMKKAKVPTVPGSDGTIEDVEKAADIAHQAGYPVMLKSAFGGGGRGIRLCKDEKQLRQEFEMASAESKAAFGKSALFVEKYLQRIRHIEFQLLRDSHGNGRHLFERECSIQRRHQKLIEMSPSPVVDQKTRERIGEIAVRAAAAVDYLNAGTAEFLRDPEGNFYFIEINSRLQVEHPVTELVTGLDLVKLQIHVAQGGEIPFKQEDLKMNGCAIECRINAEDPFYDFAPSTGAVPSCNIPYGPGVRVDTYLYPGCTVSGYYDSLVAKLLAWGSNFEEARVRMRNALDEFTIEGINTTIPLYKTIMDESNFIKGEISTDYLERFKVFDRMNEEVKAEASKNAQAAVAAALLQSELVKKSAAPSQINNNGQKASRWKMMRATS, encoded by the coding sequence ATGTCCAAGAAAATCACGAGCATCCTGATTGCAAACAGGGGCGAGATAGCGCTCCGCGTAATCCGGGCGTGCAAGGAACTCGGCATCAGGTCAATCGCGATATACTCTGATGAGGACACGCGCGCGGTGCACGTCAAGAGGGCAGACGAGGCGCACCACATCGGCCCGGCCCCGCCGGCGCAAAGCTACCTGAACATGGCCAAGATTGTCGAGACTGCAAAAGCGGCAGGCGCCGACGCTATCCACCCCGGCTATGGCTTTCTGTCAGAGAACGAGAATTTCCCCGAGATGTGCGAGAAAAACGGCATCATATTCATCGGCCCGACCGCAAAAGCGATGGACGTCACCGGCGACAAGATGAAGTGCAAGGCCGTCATGAAAAAGGCCAAGGTCCCAACCGTTCCGGGAAGCGACGGCACGATAGAAGACGTTGAAAAAGCCGCAGACATTGCGCACCAGGCAGGCTATCCGGTGATGCTAAAGTCGGCTTTTGGAGGCGGCGGCAGGGGCATCAGGCTCTGCAAGGACGAAAAGCAGCTGCGCCAGGAATTCGAGATGGCGTCTGCCGAGTCCAAGGCGGCCTTTGGCAAGTCTGCGCTGTTTGTAGAAAAGTACCTGCAGAGGATCAGGCACATCGAGTTCCAGCTGCTCCGCGATTCGCACGGCAACGGCAGGCACCTGTTTGAGCGCGAATGCTCGATACAGCGCAGGCACCAGAAACTCATCGAAATGTCGCCGTCGCCCGTGGTCGACCAGAAAACCAGGGAAAGGATTGGCGAGATAGCGGTAAGGGCGGCGGCTGCGGTAGACTACCTCAACGCAGGCACGGCAGAGTTTCTGCGCGACCCGGAGGGCAACTTTTACTTTATCGAGATAAACTCCCGCCTGCAGGTGGAGCACCCCGTGACAGAGCTTGTGACCGGCCTTGACCTCGTGAAACTCCAGATCCACGTGGCGCAGGGAGGCGAGATCCCCTTCAAGCAGGAGGACCTGAAGATGAACGGCTGCGCCATCGAGTGCCGCATAAACGCCGAGGACCCGTTCTACGACTTTGCGCCGTCGACGGGCGCGGTGCCAAGCTGCAACATCCCCTACGGCCCCGGCGTCAGGGTTGACACATACCTGTATCCTGGCTGCACCGTCTCGGGCTACTATGACTCGCTTGTTGCAAAGCTGCTTGCATGGGGCAGCAACTTTGAAGAGGCCCGCGTGAGGATGAGAAACGCGCTGGACGAGTTTACCATAGAGGGCATCAACACCACAATCCCGCTGTACAAGACCATAATGGACGAGTCCAACTTTATCAAGGGCGAGATTTCGACCGACTACCTCGAGCGCTTCAAGGTGTTCGACAGGATGAACGAAGAGGTCAAGGCAGAAGCGTCCAAGAACGCCCAGGCTGCGGTGGCGGCCGCGCTGTTGCAGTCAGAGCTTGTGAAAAAGAGTGCTGCGCCATCGCAAATCAACAACAACGGTCAAAAAGCTTCCAGATGGAAGATGATGAGGGCGACAAGCTGA
- a CDS encoding acetyl-CoA carboxylase biotin carboxyl carrier protein subunit, whose product MEFKVGDLAQMLSGEVLRTTGNNSVLVKIGDKEHTIRLLKSGTNEFEFILDNTFHHAKILQSGSAEVKLMLDGQPITVKKHSKLTEVLEKASALGGAGGGDRNLASQIPGRVVNISAKPGTEVKKGDVIVVLESMKMQVAIKAHKDGNLKEIKVKQGASVARNDILAVIE is encoded by the coding sequence ATGGAGTTCAAAGTCGGCGACCTTGCACAGATGCTGAGCGGAGAAGTGCTCAGAACCACGGGAAACAACTCGGTGCTCGTAAAGATAGGCGACAAAGAGCACACGATAAGGCTGCTGAAATCCGGCACAAACGAGTTTGAGTTCATACTCGACAACACGTTCCACCACGCCAAGATCCTCCAGTCTGGAAGCGCCGAAGTGAAATTGATGCTTGACGGCCAGCCGATAACAGTCAAGAAGCATTCCAAGCTGACAGAGGTGCTTGAAAAGGCGTCGGCGCTTGGCGGGGCAGGCGGAGGCGACCGCAACCTTGCAAGCCAGATCCCTGGAAGGGTCGTCAACATTTCTGCCAAGCCGGGAACAGAAGTCAAGAAGGGCGACGTGATAGTGGTGCTTGAATCGATGAAGATGCAGGTGGCAATCAAGGCCCACAAGGACGGCAACCTGAAAGAGATAAAGGTAAAGCAGGGAGCCAGCGTCGCAAGAAACGACATTCTGGCAGTGATAGAATAA
- a CDS encoding CFI-box-CTERM domain-containing protein — protein MRKATLHGIFPAAFVATALLLTLAIVVVLFIPAPAMAQEGESLGFGDNVSAQVKRANQTGTEQPAQGQQPSGCLIATAAFGSELTPQVQFLRGFRDNHILSTAAGSGFMNVFNSWYYSFSPSVADYERSNPWAQATIKAAIYPLLGILQVAEKGYGMSAGEGGAVVAGFAASTLIGAVYLSPAAVALRNRAPGKKLLVILGISAIASLAAVAVGVATGNAVVLMVSTALFVLSSIGVGLFAVMALAKKIEEKRHRSRR, from the coding sequence ATGCGCAAGGCCACCCTCCACGGCATTTTCCCAGCGGCATTTGTTGCTACCGCCTTGCTCCTGACACTTGCCATTGTTGTTGTATTATTCATTCCTGCCCCCGCAATGGCGCAGGAAGGTGAATCACTTGGGTTTGGCGACAACGTGTCTGCCCAGGTAAAGCGCGCCAACCAGACGGGAACCGAGCAGCCTGCACAGGGGCAGCAGCCGTCAGGATGCCTCATCGCCACAGCAGCGTTTGGCTCTGAACTGACGCCGCAGGTGCAGTTCCTGAGAGGGTTCAGGGACAACCATATACTCTCGACTGCCGCAGGCTCTGGCTTTATGAACGTCTTTAACAGCTGGTACTACTCTTTCAGCCCGTCTGTTGCAGATTATGAGCGTTCAAACCCGTGGGCGCAGGCAACGATCAAGGCCGCGATATACCCGCTCCTCGGCATCCTGCAGGTGGCAGAAAAGGGCTATGGCATGTCCGCAGGGGAAGGAGGCGCTGTTGTCGCAGGCTTTGCCGCAAGCACGCTCATAGGCGCGGTTTATCTGTCGCCGGCTGCAGTTGCGCTGCGCAACAGGGCGCCGGGCAAAAAACTGCTGGTTATACTCGGCATTTCTGCAATAGCGTCGCTTGCAGCAGTTGCGGTAGGCGTGGCTACGGGGAATGCTGTCGTCCTGATGGTCTCTACCGCGCTCTTTGTGCTGTCGTCGATAGGCGTGGGGCTATTTGCAGTGATGGCGCTGGCAAAAAAGATTGAAGAAAAGCGCCACCGTAGCAGGCGCTAA
- a CDS encoding MBL fold metallo-hydrolase → MNDLKLRFTYIGGPTAIIELGGLRLLTDPTFDTPCEYLTSLYVLRKTRGPAIDHDAIGSLDAVLSSHDQHLDNPDAMGRAVLDRAVQVLTTPAAAERLGGKATGLSPRQTIDIPTRDGRVLQITGTPAHHGPVHADRGPVTGFVLALAGEPEHAVYVSGDTVWHEDLLEIGRRFCVRVAVLFMGAARVAEVGPWHLTFTAAEGVKAARAFPEATIMPLHFEGWAHYSESRGYIEQAFAVAGLKQRLRWMEPAGRPTDLSLCVH, encoded by the coding sequence ATGAATGATCTCAAGTTACGGTTCACGTACATCGGCGGACCGACTGCCATCATCGAACTGGGAGGATTGCGCCTCCTCACTGACCCGACGTTTGATACTCCTTGCGAATACCTGACCAGCCTGTATGTGCTCCGCAAGACACGCGGCCCGGCTATTGATCACGACGCCATCGGCTCCCTGGACGCAGTACTGTCAAGCCACGATCAACACCTTGACAATCCTGATGCCATGGGGCGAGCTGTTCTCGACCGTGCAGTACAGGTTTTAACGACGCCTGCAGCGGCAGAGCGCTTGGGCGGCAAGGCCACCGGCCTGTCCCCGCGGCAAACAATTGACATTCCGACCAGAGACGGCCGCGTTCTGCAGATTACTGGAACACCGGCGCATCATGGGCCGGTTCACGCAGATCGTGGCCCAGTGACTGGATTCGTGCTTGCGCTTGCCGGCGAGCCGGAACACGCAGTTTACGTTTCTGGCGACACTGTCTGGCATGAGGATCTACTGGAGATCGGCCGGCGCTTCTGTGTACGTGTGGCGGTCCTGTTTATGGGAGCAGCAAGGGTCGCAGAAGTCGGTCCCTGGCATCTGACATTTACTGCCGCAGAAGGAGTAAAAGCAGCACGTGCCTTTCCGGAGGCTACGATTATGCCATTGCACTTTGAAGGCTGGGCGCATTACTCGGAATCTCGTGGTTATATAGAGCAAGCCTTCGCCGTCGCTGGATTGAAGCAACGGCTGAGGTGGATGGAGCCGGCAGGTCGCCCGACAGATCTCTCTCTGTGTGTGCACTGA
- a CDS encoding peroxiredoxin produces MAAAKSSSVKIGQKAPDFELPDQDMKNRKLSEFRGKKTILAFFPAAESPVCTAEMCVIRDSLDELRDYGANVLGISVDGPFVNKAFANNHHLNFPVLSDYGRKVIKKYGIVMKKLASMPDYNAAKRSVFVLDEQGKVRYRWVSDDPLVEPNYAEIKEFLKKNNNGSGNN; encoded by the coding sequence ATGGCAGCAGCCAAGTCATCATCTGTTAAGATAGGCCAAAAGGCCCCTGACTTTGAACTCCCGGACCAGGATATGAAGAACCGCAAGCTGAGCGAATTCAGAGGCAAAAAGACAATACTTGCATTCTTTCCTGCAGCCGAGTCGCCGGTCTGCACGGCGGAAATGTGCGTAATCCGCGACTCGCTTGACGAGCTCCGGGACTATGGCGCAAACGTGCTTGGTATCTCTGTCGACGGGCCGTTCGTCAACAAGGCCTTTGCCAACAACCATCACCTGAACTTCCCCGTGCTTTCCGACTATGGGAGAAAGGTCATCAAAAAGTACGGCATCGTCATGAAAAAGCTGGCAAGCATGCCCGACTACAACGCTGCAAAGAGGTCTGTGTTCGTACTGGACGAGCAGGGCAAGGTGCGATACAGGTGGGTGTCTGACGACCCGCTTGTCGAGCCAAACTATGCCGAGATAAAGGAGTTCCTAAAGAAGAATAATAACGGCAGCGGCAACAACTGA
- a CDS encoding cysteine desulfurase family protein, producing MTEQRIYLDSAASTPVADEVIQEMIPYLKQQFGNPSSIHYFGREATRAIQLARKRVAGLVGAAKPQEITFTSGGTEADNLAIKGTADYARSKDPSKNHVITSYIEHDAVLEPCRDLERLGYSVTFLPVTQEGLVRPEDLKGAITPSTALVSIMHANNEVGTIQPVKELARIAHDAGALFHTDAVQAAGKMPVDVRDLGVDLLSMSSHKINGPKGVGALYIRDGLEIMPIIHGGGQESAMRSGTENVPGIVGFGKACELAGGRLPEYQRQVSALRDYLIEKVLSEIPHSRLNGSKTNRLAPNAHFTFFGVNGEDLIIKLDEDGIAASTGSACSVKKQKPSHVLKAMGFSYEEITGSLRISLSMQNTKEEMDRTVSALAGVVKELRSLSPFKSKYYT from the coding sequence TTGACAGAACAACGAATCTACCTTGACAGCGCGGCGTCGACTCCCGTCGCAGACGAGGTGATACAGGAAATGATCCCGTACCTGAAACAGCAGTTTGGCAATCCCTCTTCAATACACTACTTTGGCAGGGAGGCGACGCGGGCGATACAGCTTGCAAGAAAGCGCGTCGCCGGCCTTGTGGGCGCTGCAAAGCCGCAAGAGATAACGTTCACGTCGGGCGGCACAGAGGCCGACAACCTTGCGATCAAGGGGACAGCCGACTATGCGAGAAGCAAGGACCCGTCAAAAAACCACGTGATAACAAGCTACATCGAGCACGACGCCGTGCTAGAGCCATGCCGCGACCTTGAAAGGCTGGGCTACAGCGTGACGTTTCTGCCGGTCACTCAGGAAGGGCTGGTGAGGCCGGAGGACCTCAAGGGGGCGATCACGCCCTCGACAGCGCTTGTCAGCATCATGCACGCAAACAACGAGGTGGGCACCATCCAGCCGGTAAAGGAGCTTGCCCGGATTGCGCACGACGCCGGCGCCCTCTTTCACACCGACGCGGTGCAGGCCGCCGGCAAGATGCCGGTTGACGTCAGGGACCTTGGAGTCGACCTGCTTTCAATGTCGTCGCACAAGATAAACGGGCCCAAAGGCGTCGGGGCGCTGTACATCCGCGACGGGCTGGAGATAATGCCGATAATCCACGGCGGCGGGCAGGAATCTGCCATGCGCTCGGGCACCGAAAACGTCCCGGGCATCGTCGGCTTTGGAAAGGCGTGCGAGCTTGCCGGGGGCCGGCTGCCAGAGTACCAGAGGCAGGTGTCAGCGCTCCGCGACTACCTGATTGAAAAGGTCCTGTCGGAAATCCCGCACAGCAGGCTCAACGGCTCTAAAACAAACCGGCTTGCTCCAAACGCGCATTTCACTTTCTTTGGGGTAAACGGGGAGGACCTGATAATAAAGCTGGACGAAGACGGGATTGCCGCGTCCACAGGCTCGGCCTGCTCGGTCAAGAAGCAAAAGCCGTCGCACGTGCTGAAGGCGATGGGCTTTTCCTACGAGGAGATAACCGGCTCGCTTCGCATCAGCCTGTCGATGCAGAACACGAAAGAGGAGATGGACAGGACGGTGTCTGCGCTTGCAGGCGTGGTAAAGGAACTGCGCTCGCTTTCGCCCTTTAAATCCAAATACTACACCTGA
- the larE gene encoding ATP-dependent sacrificial sulfur transferase LarE, whose product MTATTTSFDRLVSWFPAGSRAIVALSGGVDSAVVALAAKKALGDNAIAITADYKTLADEELATARRVAHEIGIKHLVIEYDELENPEFVKNDNLRCYHCRTELGQHLADEAKRTGAQLIVDGTNVDDLSDYRPGIRALRENGVKSPMVELGIDKAEIRRMAKEFGLSVYDKPSNACLASRIPTGMEVTYEKLRKIESSEIIVKSIFGVRQVRVRDHGEIARIEVGRDELGRMFDPEKLELLDKKLKELGFRFVTIDASGYGKSGKLAVVD is encoded by the coding sequence ATGACGGCGACAACAACTTCATTTGACCGGCTGGTTTCGTGGTTCCCCGCAGGCAGCAGAGCGATTGTCGCCCTGTCAGGCGGCGTCGACAGCGCGGTGGTCGCGCTTGCCGCAAAAAAGGCGCTCGGCGACAACGCCATTGCAATAACGGCAGACTACAAGACGCTTGCGGACGAGGAGCTTGCCACTGCCCGGAGGGTCGCGCACGAGATCGGCATCAAGCATCTGGTAATAGAGTACGACGAGCTTGAAAACCCTGAATTCGTGAAAAACGACAATCTGCGCTGCTACCACTGCCGTACAGAGCTTGGCCAGCACCTCGCAGACGAGGCGAAAAGAACCGGCGCACAGCTGATAGTGGACGGCACGAATGTCGACGACCTGTCTGACTACCGGCCCGGCATCAGGGCGCTTCGCGAAAACGGCGTGAAAAGCCCGATGGTGGAGCTTGGCATCGACAAGGCCGAGATCCGCAGGATGGCAAAAGAGTTCGGGCTGTCCGTGTACGACAAGCCGTCAAACGCGTGCCTCGCGTCAAGGATACCGACGGGCATGGAAGTCACGTACGAAAAGCTGCGCAAGATAGAGAGCTCGGAGATAATAGTCAAGTCGATATTCGGGGTCAGGCAGGTGCGGGTCAGGGACCACGGCGAGATCGCAAGGATCGAGGTGGGAAGGGATGAGCTGGGCAGGATGTTTGACCCTGAAAAACTGGAATTGCTGGACAAGAAGCTGAAGGAGCTGGGGTTCCGCTTTGTGACGATAGACGCTTCCGGATATGGCAAGAGCGGCAAGCTGGCGGTGGTCGATTGA
- the larC gene encoding nickel pincer cofactor biosynthesis protein LarC, translating into MARKLAVIDCQVAGIAGDMLTSALVDAGASAKKVQDAIFACQDSLKGSRISNASFEKIVTHGFSATQLKLEYKDGAHERKGAEMVRALTKTCDALGLEQRAKAFALDTIKTIISAEAKIHGEDFNNVHLHEASSVDTLADIVGCATALQDLSLLGSKIVSTQVAVGGGKLTFSHGTVPNPADAILHIFQGRRFALAGGQAKEELTTPTGAALLANLAEGSVDYYPSIVPEKIGYGAGSKKFTGFANVVRVLVGDSPVALEKDAVCVVETNVDDTTGEVMGNLVDRLTDAGAKDVTIIPGITKKSRPTYLVRVIADNSLLNAVLSILFSESGTLGARVQQVERYILPRAVVTVPVTIGDNTFNVHVKVAKDAQGNTIGAKPEFEDIKIIAARLDMPARRVLEIVNAQVASKT; encoded by the coding sequence ATGGCAAGGAAGCTAGCTGTCATTGACTGCCAGGTGGCAGGCATCGCAGGGGACATGCTGACGTCCGCGCTGGTGGACGCCGGCGCCAGCGCAAAAAAGGTGCAGGACGCCATATTTGCATGCCAGGACAGCCTGAAGGGCAGCAGGATAAGCAATGCCTCTTTTGAAAAAATAGTGACACACGGCTTTTCGGCGACGCAGCTAAAGCTGGAGTACAAGGACGGCGCGCACGAGCGCAAGGGCGCAGAGATGGTGCGCGCGCTCACAAAAACCTGCGACGCGCTCGGCCTTGAGCAGAGGGCAAAGGCGTTTGCGCTTGACACCATAAAGACGATAATCTCGGCCGAGGCCAAGATCCACGGCGAGGATTTCAACAACGTGCACCTGCACGAGGCGTCCAGCGTGGACACGCTTGCAGATATCGTAGGTTGCGCCACTGCCCTTCAGGACCTTTCTCTTCTTGGCTCGAAAATAGTGTCTACGCAGGTGGCGGTGGGCGGGGGCAAGCTGACGTTTTCGCACGGCACCGTGCCAAACCCTGCCGACGCTATTCTGCACATATTTCAGGGCAGGCGCTTTGCGCTTGCCGGCGGCCAGGCAAAGGAGGAGCTGACGACGCCCACGGGAGCGGCGCTACTTGCAAACCTGGCAGAGGGAAGCGTCGACTATTACCCGTCAATCGTGCCGGAAAAAATCGGCTATGGCGCAGGCAGCAAAAAGTTTACAGGTTTTGCCAACGTCGTCCGCGTCCTTGTAGGCGATTCGCCGGTGGCACTTGAGAAGGACGCCGTCTGCGTCGTGGAAACAAACGTCGACGACACAACAGGCGAGGTGATGGGCAACCTTGTCGACAGGCTGACGGACGCCGGCGCCAAGGACGTGACAATAATACCCGGCATCACGAAAAAGAGCAGGCCCACGTACCTTGTCAGGGTAATCGCAGACAATTCCCTGCTGAACGCGGTGCTTTCCATCCTGTTTTCAGAGTCGGGCACGCTCGGCGCGCGCGTACAGCAGGTGGAGCGCTACATCCTCCCGCGGGCCGTGGTGACGGTGCCCGTGACAATAGGCGATAACACCTTTAACGTGCACGTGAAGGTGGCCAAGGACGCGCAGGGAAACACCATTGGGGCCAAGCCCGAGTTTGAGGACATCAAGATAATCGCCGCAAGGCTTGATATGCCTGCAAGGCGCGTGCTGGAGATCGTAAACGCGCAGGTGGCGTCCAAGACATGA
- a CDS encoding DUF6659 family protein translates to MPGLDEMCKKVFAVDPAIRFAGVIDRMGKLVAGGMRDGVSPLESIKDMDKLYIEFALRNAMRKEFNVDFGKTIFTFSERERIKLATFPLKDDDDSLLLVSIEKDKPHDKIISGILAVVR, encoded by the coding sequence TTGCCCGGCCTCGACGAGATGTGCAAAAAGGTGTTTGCTGTGGACCCTGCCATCAGGTTTGCCGGCGTGATAGACAGGATGGGCAAGCTTGTGGCAGGAGGCATGCGCGACGGGGTAAGCCCGCTAGAATCCATAAAGGACATGGACAAGCTGTACATCGAGTTTGCGCTCCGAAACGCCATGCGTAAAGAGTTCAACGTGGACTTTGGCAAGACCATTTTCACGTTTTCTGAAAGGGAGCGGATAAAGCTGGCGACGTTTCCGCTGAAAGACGACGATGACAGCCTTTTGCTCGTCTCCATCGAAAAGGACAAGCCCCACGACAAAATAATAAGCGGGATACTGGCAGTCGTACGCTGA